In Persephonella sp. IF05-L8, the following are encoded in one genomic region:
- the dnaN gene encoding DNA polymerase III subunit beta, which yields MELLIDKTDFQNVLKKAISATEKKSALPILSNFLLEAKDSKLIVQGTDLEVHVSVSVFAKVEQEGTACVNAKKLTDISRLLPGNEVYIKLEDNTLKIKAGKTKYNLPTVSPEDFPMMYPFPEDNAFIVSGDEIQKAISKTAYATSKEESRFALQGVLFKSMDGTIDVVATDGHRLALYTINRNGSGDINIIVPQKALNELKKLLTGLEDVEMAASGQEVFFRTPEWILMSRLLEGAFPDYTKVIPTEFSIEINLDKKEFLDAVKRVSAIIEGDPKPIKLTLRENLLELKSTSAEYGEAVDELNIEYSGEEFSIGFNARYLIEAIEAIDGDRIIIRFTNPNAQTLILPEDENEKYKAIVMPMEIA from the coding sequence TTGGAATTACTAATAGATAAAACTGATTTTCAAAATGTTTTAAAGAAGGCTATATCTGCAACAGAAAAAAAATCAGCCCTTCCTATACTCTCTAATTTTCTTCTTGAAGCAAAAGACAGCAAACTTATAGTTCAGGGAACAGACCTTGAGGTTCATGTTTCTGTGTCAGTTTTTGCAAAGGTTGAACAGGAAGGAACTGCCTGTGTAAACGCAAAAAAACTGACAGATATATCCCGTCTTTTACCGGGGAATGAGGTTTATATAAAACTTGAGGATAATACCCTTAAGATAAAAGCAGGAAAAACAAAATACAATCTGCCTACAGTATCCCCTGAAGATTTTCCTATGATGTATCCATTCCCTGAGGATAATGCATTTATAGTGTCCGGAGATGAGATACAGAAAGCTATTTCAAAAACTGCCTATGCCACATCAAAAGAAGAAAGCAGATTTGCACTGCAAGGTGTTTTGTTCAAATCAATGGACGGAACAATTGATGTTGTTGCCACAGACGGACACAGACTTGCTTTATACACAATAAATAGAAATGGAAGTGGAGATATAAATATAATAGTGCCTCAAAAAGCCTTAAACGAACTGAAAAAACTGCTTACAGGTCTTGAAGATGTAGAAATGGCAGCTTCCGGACAGGAGGTATTCTTCAGAACACCAGAATGGATACTGATGTCAAGGCTCCTTGAAGGAGCATTTCCAGATTACACGAAGGTAATACCTACAGAGTTTTCAATAGAGATAAATCTGGATAAAAAAGAGTTCCTTGATGCTGTAAAAAGGGTTTCTGCAATTATAGAAGGAGACCCTAAACCTATAAAACTAACCCTTAGAGAAAATCTACTTGAGCTTAAATCAACCTCTGCAGAATACGGTGAGGCTGTAGACGAGCTTAACATTGAATACTCAGGGGAGGAATTTTCTATAGGATTTAATGCAAGATACCTGATAGAAGCAATTGAGGCAATAGATGGGGACAGAATAATAATCAGATTTACAAATCCAAATGCCCAGACACTCATACTTCCGGAAGATGAAAATGAAAAATATAAGGCTATTGTAATGCCTATGGAAATTGCATAA
- the argJ gene encoding bifunctional glutamate N-acetyltransferase/amino-acid acetyltransferase ArgJ — MDIKMGVAKAGIKPSGDYDILVLKFKPSVYSLVLTQNSLAAAPVIYDKNLRVKTDKISAIVVNSGNANAATGEQGLKNAIRMAQLTSQLLDIPDDQTFVFSTGVIGVQLPMAKVEKGIKQACENLTDLDLELAARAISTTDSFQKYYTLSDQIDGKMFQIIGIAKGAGMIHPSMATMLAYIFTDVKIEKSLLDELMKEITEKSFNSIDVDGCESTNDSFLVVATGEGELEITEENKEIFKEKLLKVATELAKMIVRDGEGATKLIQINVYQATSEEEAKKIGEAIALSNLFKTAMFGNDPNWGRILSAVGQLHLDIDFSKVKLYIGDFLIYDGEPTEYDRQKAEEYLKNNSEITIELYLDRGNKNWTYYTCDLTYKYVEINAEYTT, encoded by the coding sequence ATGGACATAAAAATGGGTGTTGCTAAAGCAGGAATAAAACCTTCCGGAGATTACGATATTCTTGTTTTAAAATTCAAACCATCTGTTTATAGCCTTGTTTTAACCCAGAACTCCCTTGCAGCAGCACCTGTTATTTATGATAAAAATCTTAGAGTAAAAACAGATAAAATTTCTGCAATTGTTGTAAATAGCGGAAATGCAAATGCAGCAACAGGAGAGCAGGGATTAAAAAATGCAATTAGAATGGCACAGCTAACATCACAGCTTTTAGATATTCCAGATGACCAGACTTTTGTTTTTTCTACAGGGGTTATAGGTGTTCAACTTCCTATGGCAAAGGTTGAAAAAGGAATAAAACAGGCCTGCGAAAATCTCACAGACCTTGACCTTGAACTTGCAGCAAGGGCAATATCCACAACAGATAGCTTTCAAAAATATTACACTTTATCAGACCAGATAGACGGAAAAATGTTTCAGATTATTGGTATTGCCAAAGGGGCAGGGATGATACATCCCTCAATGGCAACAATGCTTGCTTATATATTTACAGATGTAAAAATTGAAAAATCCCTTCTTGACGAACTTATGAAAGAAATCACAGAAAAAAGTTTTAACTCAATAGATGTAGATGGTTGCGAAAGCACAAATGATAGTTTTTTAGTGGTAGCAACAGGTGAAGGTGAACTTGAGATAACAGAGGAGAATAAGGAAATTTTCAAAGAAAAACTCCTTAAAGTTGCCACTGAACTGGCAAAAATGATTGTTCGGGATGGAGAAGGTGCCACAAAACTGATACAGATTAACGTCTATCAGGCAACCTCTGAAGAAGAAGCCAAAAAAATAGGAGAGGCTATAGCACTTTCAAACCTATTTAAAACAGCCATGTTTGGAAACGACCCAAACTGGGGAAGAATTCTTTCTGCTGTTGGACAGCTTCATCTGGATATAGATTTTTCAAAAGTGAAACTATATATTGGGGATTTTCTGATATATGATGGAGAACCTACAGAATATGATAGACAAAAAGCAGAGGAATATCTGAAAAATAACTCAGAAATTACAATAGAGCTTTATCTTGATAGAGGAAATAAAAACTGGACTTACTACACCTGTGACCTTACATACAAATATGTTGAAATTAATGCAGAATATACAACCTGA
- a CDS encoding menaquinone biosynthesis decarboxylase yields MENFINLTRSLSRLKIIDEPLDVNLEIPHLAYIEIKKEKPDVLLFTNPINREKNIKYPIPVLMNAFAGFDITEKIFGRHPDEIAAEIEKFLHLKLPENLKEKLSALGLLFRLKSVFPKRTNKKGKCQEVVITGNQIDLDQLPILKTWEKDGGRFITAGQVYTKSLDGKLNNLGLYRIQQINKNQLIMHWQVHKDASHFFDQYYKAKKKMPVAIAIGGDPLYTWCGQAPLPYGLFELLLYGFIKNQNPRLVKCITNDIYVPEDADIIIEGEVDPTDFRPEGPFGDHTGYYTPVENFPVLTVKAITMKKNPVYYATVVGKPPVEDKYMGWGTERIFLPLLKTTTPDLIDYHMPENGVFHNLLIAKIKPLYKGHAKQIMHAFWGVGQMSFLKHAIFVNEDAPPLTNYPELTRYILNRLSEKSFLITEGIVDQLDHSSYETLVGGKLGVDATGKSVEKQVEVLPDKELFEKIKNLDSDIVELKQYMTDTANPITVIKVNKTKPVKEIFNKLKQFNQYIKIVVFVDNEHNDLENPYMLVWRVTNNIDALKDVWIEEIWGLDATRKWEIDGYYRQWPEDVFCTPKVIEKLKEKSLIDVGDEFLKKYQIIPYL; encoded by the coding sequence ATGGAAAATTTCATAAATCTAACACGCTCTTTAAGTCGGCTAAAGATAATTGATGAGCCTCTTGATGTTAATCTGGAAATTCCCCATCTGGCATATATAGAGATAAAAAAAGAAAAACCTGATGTTCTTTTATTTACAAATCCCATAAATAGAGAAAAAAATATAAAATATCCTATTCCTGTTTTGATGAATGCTTTTGCAGGATTTGATATTACAGAAAAGATTTTTGGCAGGCATCCAGACGAAATAGCAGCAGAAATTGAGAAATTTCTCCATTTAAAACTACCGGAAAATCTAAAAGAAAAATTATCAGCTTTGGGACTTTTATTTAGGCTAAAAAGTGTTTTTCCCAAAAGAACGAACAAAAAAGGAAAATGTCAGGAAGTAGTAATAACAGGAAATCAGATTGATTTAGACCAGCTTCCTATACTGAAAACATGGGAAAAGGATGGAGGCAGATTTATAACCGCAGGACAGGTTTATACAAAAAGTTTAGACGGAAAATTAAATAATCTGGGTCTTTACCGTATTCAACAGATAAACAAAAATCAGCTTATAATGCACTGGCAGGTGCATAAAGATGCCAGCCATTTTTTTGACCAGTATTACAAAGCAAAGAAAAAAATGCCTGTTGCCATTGCAATAGGTGGCGACCCTTTATATACATGGTGTGGTCAGGCACCGCTGCCTTATGGTCTGTTTGAACTGCTTTTATACGGCTTTATAAAAAATCAAAATCCCCGTTTAGTAAAATGTATAACCAATGATATTTATGTTCCTGAGGATGCAGATATAATCATAGAAGGGGAAGTTGACCCTACAGATTTTAGACCTGAGGGACCCTTTGGAGACCACACAGGATACTACACACCTGTTGAGAACTTTCCTGTCCTTACAGTAAAAGCAATCACAATGAAAAAAAATCCTGTATATTATGCAACTGTTGTAGGTAAACCCCCTGTGGAAGACAAATATATGGGCTGGGGAACTGAAAGGATATTTCTGCCACTACTCAAAACTACAACCCCAGACCTTATTGATTACCACATGCCTGAAAATGGAGTTTTCCATAATCTGTTGATTGCAAAAATAAAGCCCCTTTATAAAGGCCATGCAAAACAAATAATGCATGCTTTCTGGGGTGTTGGGCAGATGAGTTTTCTAAAACATGCAATCTTTGTTAATGAGGATGCTCCCCCTTTAACAAATTACCCCGAGCTTACAAGATATATATTAAATAGACTTTCTGAAAAATCATTTCTAATTACAGAAGGTATTGTTGACCAGCTTGACCACTCCAGTTATGAAACTTTAGTCGGCGGAAAACTGGGAGTAGATGCCACTGGAAAATCTGTTGAAAAACAAGTAGAAGTTTTACCTGATAAAGAACTTTTTGAAAAAATAAAAAATTTAGATAGTGATATTGTTGAACTTAAACAATATATGACAGACACAGCCAATCCAATAACTGTTATAAAAGTAAACAAAACAAAACCTGTTAAAGAAATATTCAATAAACTAAAGCAGTTTAATCAGTATATAAAAATTGTTGTATTTGTGGATAATGAACATAATGACCTTGAAAATCCTTATATGCTGGTCTGGAGGGTAACAAACAATATTGATGCTCTAAAGGATGTATGGATTGAAGAAATATGGGGCTTAGATGCCACAAGAAAATGGGAGATAGATGGATACTACCGCCAATGGCCTGAAGATGTATTCTGCACACCAAAAGTTATAGAAAAACTAAAAGAAAAAAGTCTGATTGATGTTGGTGATGAATTTCTAAAAAAATACCAGATAATTCCATACCTGTAA
- a CDS encoding 2Fe-2S iron-sulfur cluster-binding protein, with amino-acid sequence MKEIKLTIDGQEITVPEGTTVLEAIKKLNKVVPTFCYHPKLPIFGGCRMCLVYEKRWRTNIIACATPAQEGMEIETENKQTFEERKFILEMLFTRHPLDCPICDKAGECDLQNWGTYYGPQINPSTITPFEKIRPEEDWQSDYFEFVSNRCVLCLRCISVCKNVVGADALFQEERGFEILISPDKKPMDSESSCEACGLCVDVCPVGAILFKPFKFNARAWLLDETVTYCGMCSMQCPVAIDHDQQKIYRIRSTADLEICAGAYLGYDIHSSNRLKGALINGQTTDINKAMEKVAHIINEAPQETAVVVSPYIENEALDKLKKLQEKTGIYVSSTASITLLPVIKGFIEENGSYTLPDKNDILEAERIIVAGNDVADTNPVISYFFHKNYLEGFEIGKDKEIIFIGEKAGHIKKYNPKHIQTDDLSQIKNINLDENTVVVYSTTALKGKTAYEFGKLLGHLYKETKAKVLILPQETNAYGVINKLDLDYLPDILQKIKKGKIKNLILYGEDIVDHISDEELQEIYAQLENSVVITPFLDGLALSSNIAIGSALWMEKGQTTEGFGGIRKGRKAFENIFTEEYITDKILQMVKTISVSIREKRQEIEFYDYEGFDYPQINLWDFGYLGRRSKNLADMRVKRSQLIYKEE; translated from the coding sequence ATGAAAGAGATTAAGCTTACAATAGATGGACAGGAGATAACCGTCCCAGAAGGCACAACAGTCTTAGAAGCAATAAAAAAATTAAATAAAGTAGTTCCTACCTTCTGTTATCATCCTAAATTACCCATATTTGGCGGCTGCCGTATGTGTCTTGTTTATGAAAAAAGATGGAGAACAAATATAATTGCCTGTGCAACTCCAGCACAGGAAGGAATGGAAATAGAAACAGAAAATAAACAGACCTTTGAAGAAAGAAAATTTATCCTTGAGATGCTTTTTACCCGTCATCCATTAGACTGTCCTATCTGTGATAAAGCAGGTGAGTGTGATTTACAAAACTGGGGAACTTACTATGGGCCCCAGATAAATCCTTCTACTATAACACCTTTTGAAAAAATTAGACCTGAAGAAGACTGGCAGAGTGATTATTTTGAGTTTGTATCAAATAGATGTGTTTTATGCCTTAGATGTATAAGCGTTTGTAAAAATGTGGTTGGAGCCGATGCTCTGTTTCAGGAAGAAAGGGGATTTGAGATATTAATATCCCCTGATAAAAAGCCTATGGACAGTGAAAGCTCCTGTGAAGCCTGTGGATTATGTGTTGATGTTTGTCCTGTCGGGGCAATCTTATTTAAACCGTTTAAGTTTAATGCAAGGGCATGGCTTCTTGACGAAACTGTTACTTACTGCGGAATGTGTTCAATGCAGTGTCCTGTAGCAATAGACCACGACCAACAGAAAATATACAGAATTCGCTCAACAGCAGACCTTGAAATATGTGCAGGTGCATATCTGGGGTATGATATACATTCCTCCAACAGACTAAAAGGTGCTTTGATAAACGGCCAGACTACCGATATAAACAAAGCCATGGAAAAAGTGGCACATATAATAAATGAAGCACCCCAAGAAACTGCTGTAGTAGTTTCACCTTATATAGAAAATGAAGCACTGGATAAGCTCAAAAAGCTGCAGGAAAAAACAGGAATATATGTAAGTTCAACAGCTTCAATCACGCTTTTACCGGTAATAAAAGGCTTCATAGAAGAAAATGGCAGTTATACACTTCCGGATAAAAATGATATTTTAGAGGCAGAAAGAATAATTGTTGCTGGAAATGATGTTGCAGATACAAATCCTGTAATCAGTTATTTCTTCCACAAAAACTATCTTGAAGGATTTGAGATAGGGAAAGATAAAGAAATAATCTTCATCGGAGAAAAAGCTGGACATATAAAGAAATACAATCCTAAACATATTCAGACAGATGATTTATCCCAGATAAAAAATATAAATTTAGATGAAAATACTGTTGTTGTTTATTCTACTACAGCATTAAAAGGTAAAACTGCCTATGAATTTGGAAAACTTCTTGGACATCTCTATAAAGAAACAAAGGCTAAAGTCCTAATACTTCCTCAAGAAACAAACGCTTATGGAGTGATTAACAAACTTGACCTTGATTATCTACCTGATATTCTCCAAAAAATTAAAAAAGGAAAAATCAAAAATCTAATTTTGTATGGAGAGGATATAGTAGACCATATATCAGATGAAGAACTGCAAGAAATTTATGCACAATTGGAAAACAGCGTTGTAATAACACCTTTCTTAGATGGACTGGCTTTATCCTCAAATATAGCAATTGGCTCAGCTCTCTGGATGGAAAAAGGCCAAACAACAGAAGGCTTTGGAGGCATAAGAAAAGGCAGAAAAGCATTTGAAAATATATTCACAGAAGAATATATTACAGATAAGATTTTGCAAATGGTAAAGACAATATCAGTATCTATAAGGGAAAAAAGGCAAGAAATTGAGTTTTACGACTATGAAGGATTTGATTATCCTCAGATAAATCTCTGGGATTTTGGGTATTTAGGTAGAAGGTCTAAAAATCTGGCAGATATGAGGGTAAAACGCTCTCAATTAATTTATAAGGAGGAGTAA
- a CDS encoding dihydroorotase, with protein sequence MILIKGGTIIDPQNNLRDQKDILIDKGKIVKIEENLQPPPECQVIDATDKVICPAFTDIHVHFRDPGQTYKEDIYTGSLAAVAGGYTTVVCMPNTFPAIDEPSIVRYVIEKGEEIGLCRVLPAAAVTKGREGKQLTEMSLLKDAGAVYFTDDGAPVWDAHVMRKAMEFAGSIGSFVADHCEDLSLSKDGVAHEGEIAAALGLPPLPPEAEDTMIARDCVLSIHTGMPVHICHLSTKVGVEIVTWAKAMGAKVTAEVTPHHLYLTDEEWLDFDCKAKVSPPLREHEDLEAVRWALASGIIDIVATDHAPHAHQEKMQEHHACPPGMIGLQFALPIVLELVRKDYFDLTRLVEVMSINPARKIGLKPPSIKEGEIAELTIFDPTESWEVNEEVIYSKSKNTPLMGRKLIGKVKYTFYKGEIVYRD encoded by the coding sequence TTGATACTAATTAAAGGTGGAACAATAATAGACCCACAGAATAATCTTAGAGACCAGAAAGATATATTAATAGATAAAGGGAAAATCGTAAAAATAGAAGAAAATCTGCAACCACCTCCAGAATGTCAGGTTATAGACGCAACTGATAAGGTTATCTGTCCCGCATTTACAGATATTCATGTTCATTTTAGAGACCCGGGGCAAACCTATAAGGAAGATATATACACAGGAAGTCTTGCAGCTGTTGCAGGAGGATATACAACTGTTGTCTGTATGCCTAATACATTTCCGGCAATAGATGAACCTTCAATTGTCAGATATGTGATAGAAAAGGGGGAAGAAATAGGTCTGTGTAGAGTTTTACCTGCAGCTGCAGTTACAAAAGGAAGAGAAGGAAAACAGCTTACAGAAATGTCCCTGTTAAAAGATGCAGGAGCCGTCTATTTTACCGATGATGGTGCACCTGTATGGGATGCCCATGTAATGAGAAAAGCAATGGAATTTGCCGGTTCAATAGGTAGTTTTGTTGCAGACCACTGCGAAGATTTATCCCTCTCAAAAGATGGAGTTGCCCATGAGGGAGAAATCGCGGCAGCTTTAGGACTGCCACCACTACCACCAGAAGCAGAAGACACCATGATTGCCAGAGATTGTGTCTTGTCTATCCATACAGGAATGCCTGTTCATATATGCCATTTATCAACAAAGGTTGGAGTTGAGATAGTTACTTGGGCAAAAGCAATGGGTGCCAAAGTAACTGCAGAAGTAACACCCCATCATCTTTATTTAACAGATGAGGAATGGCTTGATTTTGACTGTAAAGCAAAAGTATCTCCCCCTCTTAGAGAACATGAAGATTTAGAAGCTGTTAGATGGGCTCTTGCTTCGGGTATTATTGATATAGTCGCTACAGACCACGCACCACATGCACATCAAGAAAAAATGCAGGAACATCATGCCTGTCCGCCGGGAATGATAGGTCTGCAGTTTGCACTGCCTATAGTTCTTGAACTGGTAAGGAAAGACTATTTTGATTTAACAAGGCTGGTTGAGGTTATGTCCATCAATCCAGCCAGGAAAATAGGTCTAAAACCACCATCTATAAAAGAGGGAGAAATTGCTGAGCTTACAATATTTGACCCAACAGAAAGCTGGGAAGTAAATGAAGAAGTTATTTATTCCAAGAGTAAAAACACTCCATTAATGGGAAGAAAATTAATTGGTAAAGTAAAATACACATTTTATAAAGGAGAAATCGTCTATAGGGATTAG
- the gyrB gene encoding DNA topoisomerase (ATP-hydrolyzing) subunit B yields MSEELKKHQEEYGAEAIDVVEGLDHVRARPAMYIGDISERGLHHLVWELVDNAVDEAMAGYAKNISVIINEDGSITVEDDGRGIPVDIHPKTGKPAVEMVFTVLGAGGKFSKKAYQYSGGLHGVGASVVNALSRWLVVEVYRDGKVYRQEYEFGKPITPLKVVGETVKTGTKVTFMPDDTIFETVNFKYDTIAKRLRELAFLNPGVRFFVADRRKDIEEEFLYHEGIKDFVRVLNQAKDPLFDEVIYIKDEKERIIVEVAFQYTKSYNEVIESFVNNVKTVEGGTHVTGFRAALTRAMNKTLSSMRLPKELKSGVKGEDLREGLTAVISVKVPEPQFEGQTKSKLGNQEVKKVVETVVGDYLLDYFDKNKEIAVKIAEKAIEAAVAREAAKKAKEISRRKSFLEDTSLPGKLADCSETDPEKCELFIVEGESAGGSAKQGRDRRTQAILPLKGKILNVEKARIDKILSNDEIRSIINAIGTGIGLGTEEDEEGFDLSKLRYHKIILMADADVDGSHITTLLLTLFYRYFPQIIENGFLYIAQPPLYKLKKGRSEIYVKDDEELARIIIDFASDEIKFENVNLTKIQVKELAKLAKEYADLKKSLTKKKDEKVVEAVLDIAIKDDELSNEDRVKEIVQQLQEKLGDNYSVYYEYDPIEGEYDVFCDRKERFGKVSTKIDANFLTSFAYRRLLELRKEIMSIIGELPVKVTYKNKEDTVDNLDRLYEIIWEAGIQGVEIQRYKGLGEMNPEQLWETTMNPKTRRLMQVTLEDAALADEVFSILMGDKVEPRREFIMKYAREVRNLDV; encoded by the coding sequence TTGTCAGAAGAATTAAAAAAGCATCAGGAAGAATACGGAGCTGAAGCAATAGATGTGGTTGAAGGCCTTGACCACGTCCGTGCAAGGCCTGCCATGTATATTGGTGATATCTCCGAAAGGGGACTTCACCATCTTGTATGGGAGTTGGTGGACAACGCCGTTGACGAAGCAATGGCAGGCTATGCCAAAAATATTTCCGTGATTATCAATGAGGACGGCTCTATAACAGTTGAGGATGATGGTAGAGGAATTCCTGTTGATATACACCCAAAAACAGGAAAACCTGCGGTTGAGATGGTATTTACCGTTTTAGGTGCAGGTGGTAAATTCTCCAAAAAAGCCTATCAATATTCCGGTGGTCTGCACGGGGTAGGTGCTTCTGTTGTTAATGCCCTTTCCAGATGGCTTGTTGTAGAAGTTTACAGAGATGGGAAAGTTTACAGACAGGAGTATGAATTTGGAAAACCTATTACTCCTCTAAAAGTTGTTGGTGAGACCGTTAAAACAGGAACCAAAGTAACATTTATGCCAGATGACACAATATTTGAAACAGTTAATTTTAAATATGACACAATAGCTAAAAGATTAAGAGAATTAGCATTCTTGAACCCTGGTGTAAGATTTTTCGTTGCAGACAGAAGAAAAGACATAGAAGAAGAATTCCTTTACCATGAAGGTATAAAGGACTTTGTCCGTGTATTAAATCAGGCTAAAGACCCGCTATTTGATGAAGTTATTTATATAAAGGATGAAAAAGAGAGAATAATTGTTGAAGTGGCTTTCCAGTATACAAAAAGCTATAACGAAGTTATAGAAAGTTTTGTTAACAACGTAAAAACTGTTGAAGGTGGAACCCACGTAACAGGTTTCAGAGCAGCTCTTACAAGGGCTATGAACAAGACCCTCTCATCTATGAGACTACCAAAAGAATTAAAAAGCGGTGTAAAAGGTGAAGATTTAAGGGAAGGTCTTACAGCTGTAATATCAGTAAAAGTTCCTGAGCCTCAGTTTGAAGGTCAGACAAAATCAAAACTGGGAAATCAAGAAGTTAAAAAAGTTGTTGAAACAGTAGTAGGAGATTATCTCCTTGATTATTTTGATAAAAACAAGGAGATTGCCGTAAAGATAGCAGAAAAAGCCATTGAAGCAGCAGTTGCAAGAGAAGCTGCCAAAAAGGCTAAAGAAATCTCAAGAAGAAAATCCTTCCTTGAGGATACATCCCTTCCAGGAAAACTGGCAGACTGCTCAGAAACAGACCCAGAAAAATGCGAACTGTTTATAGTTGAGGGTGAATCTGCCGGCGGTTCTGCAAAACAGGGAAGAGACAGAAGAACGCAGGCAATTCTGCCATTAAAAGGTAAAATTCTCAATGTTGAAAAGGCAAGAATAGATAAAATCCTATCCAATGATGAAATCAGGTCTATCATAAACGCAATCGGAACAGGAATAGGTCTTGGAACAGAAGAAGATGAAGAAGGATTTGACCTTAGCAAACTGAGATACCACAAAATAATCCTCATGGCAGATGCCGATGTAGATGGTTCACACATAACAACCCTGCTACTAACCCTGTTTTACAGATACTTCCCACAAATAATAGAAAATGGATTTTTATACATTGCACAGCCACCACTTTATAAACTGAAAAAAGGTAGGTCAGAGATATACGTCAAAGATGATGAAGAGCTGGCAAGGATAATAATAGATTTTGCCTCAGATGAAATTAAGTTTGAGAATGTAAACCTTACAAAAATACAGGTCAAAGAACTGGCAAAGTTAGCAAAAGAGTATGCAGACCTAAAGAAAAGCCTCACAAAGAAAAAAGATGAAAAAGTTGTAGAGGCAGTCTTAGATATTGCAATAAAAGATGATGAGCTTTCAAATGAAGACAGGGTAAAAGAAATCGTCCAGCAATTACAGGAAAAATTAGGGGATAACTACAGTGTTTATTATGAGTATGACCCAATAGAAGGGGAATATGATGTATTCTGCGACAGAAAAGAAAGATTTGGTAAGGTATCCACAAAAATAGATGCCAATTTTCTGACTTCCTTTGCCTATAGGAGACTTCTTGAACTAAGAAAAGAAATAATGAGCATAATAGGAGAGCTTCCTGTAAAGGTTACCTATAAAAACAAAGAAGACACGGTGGATAATCTTGACAGGCTTTATGAAATCATCTGGGAAGCAGGAATTCAAGGGGTAGAAATACAGAGATACAAAGGTCTTGGAGAAATGAACCCAGAACAGCTATGGGAAACAACAATGAACCCAAAAACCAGAAGATTAATGCAGGTTACACTGGAGGACGCTGCACTTGCAGATGAAGTATTCTCAATCCTGATGGGTGATAAGGTTGAACCAAGAAGAGAGTTTATTATGAAATATGCAAGAGAAGTTAGAAACCTTGATGTCTAA
- a CDS encoding metal-sulfur cluster assembly factor, with protein MTLEIDVLNSLKEVYDPEIPLNVVDLGLVKGIHINDNKLEVIMTLTTPKCPLEKYIKNTIIRHLKTNFPQFEDISIQLDFSQPWTTKDISPEGLQLLRELGWNV; from the coding sequence ATGACGCTGGAAATTGATGTTTTAAACTCTTTAAAAGAGGTTTATGACCCGGAAATACCTTTAAATGTAGTAGATTTGGGACTTGTTAAGGGAATTCATATTAATGATAATAAACTTGAGGTTATTATGACCCTTACGACGCCTAAGTGTCCACTGGAAAAATATATAAAAAATACAATAATAAGGCATCTTAAGACAAACTTTCCCCAGTTTGAGGATATCTCTATACAGCTGGATTTCTCACAGCCATGGACTACGAAAGACATATCTCCAGAGGGCTTACAACTACTAAGAGAATTAGGCTGGAATGTTTAA